One Candidatus Acidiferrales bacterium genomic window, AGAGGCCAATTTCGATGGATGGCGCGCTAAGCATGATGTCGTTGATGAAGCGGACGGCATTGGCGGTGCGGCTTCGGAAGCCATATTCGGCCAGCCATGTGCCGCCCATCATGCCTACAGGCACGCCAATCAGCAATGAAATCGAAAGCAAAAGGAGGCTTCCGACAAAGGCATTGCGCAAGCCAAATGAATTCGTACCTGGCGGCGGGGTGTCCTTGATGAACAGATCCCAGTGTATTCCCGCGACGCCAAATTTGAGTGTCGTCCATAGGATCCAGAAAAGGAAGAAGACGCCGATGGCGGTAGCGGCACCCATCAGGATCTTGCTGGTCACATCCACAGAGCGACGCCTCGCGTAGATGCTGATCACGCCGCAGCCCCCTCGCGCCGACCGAGACGGCGAATGAGCAGCACAGCAAGAAAGCGAACAATCAGCGTGACAGCAATCAGGATCAAGCCCAAATAAATCAGCGACGACACATAGAGCTTGGTCGTGGCTTCGGTGAATTCATTGGCAAGGACGGATGGGATAGTTGCTCCCGGCATCAGAAAACTGGATGAAAGCGTGTTGCTATTGCCGATCACAAAGGTGACGGCCATGGTTTCACCCAACGCACGTCCCAGGCCCAAAAAGATGCCGCCGATGACTGCGGTTCGCGTATAAGGCAAGATAATATTCCAAGCGACTTCCCACGTAGTGGCTCCCATTGCGTAGGCAGATTCGCGCAGCGATGAAGGAACCACCAAAAACACGTCACGCATGATCGAGGACATGTACGGCAGAACCATAATCGCCAAGACGATTCCGGCAGTCAACATGCCAATCCCCATTGGCGGCCCTTGAAACAAAAGTCCAATCCCCGGGATTGCTCCCAGTTTATCGTTGATCCAGGGCTCGGCCCTGGCGAATACCGGTGCGAAGATCAAAAGTCCCCACAGACCATAGACGATACTCGGAATGGCAGCCAACAGCTCGATTGCTGCGGCTACGGGCCTCTTGATCCAGACGGGAGCAATCTCTGCAATGAAGACCGCGACCCCGAAACTGATGGGCACGCCGAGGACCATTGCGATTGCAGAGCTGACCAGAGTGCCGATGATGAATGGAAAGGCCCCAAAAGTTTGAGTGACGGGATTCCACTCGCTCGACTTTAGAAATTTCCAAATGCCAAATGCATGGATTGACGTACGGCTGTCAAAAGCGATGGCAATGATGGTAGCGAAGAGGACGCCCGCAACGAGGAAAGCCGCAAACACAGCCGCTTTGTGGAAGAAAAAATCTGCCGGCAGGTGCCACGACCTGCCGACAGATTTTGGCCGCTCGGACATCGGCCGTATTTCGATTCCCGACACAACGTCCGATTCACTCATCTATTTCCCTTGGGCAGAAGTTGAAGGAATCAGCGACAGTACTTAGAGACTG contains:
- the pstC gene encoding phosphate ABC transporter permease subunit PstC, producing MSESDVVSGIEIRPMSERPKSVGRSWHLPADFFFHKAAVFAAFLVAGVLFATIIAIAFDSRTSIHAFGIWKFLKSSEWNPVTQTFGAFPFIIGTLVSSAIAMVLGVPISFGVAVFIAEIAPVWIKRPVAAAIELLAAIPSIVYGLWGLLIFAPVFARAEPWINDKLGAIPGIGLLFQGPPMGIGMLTAGIVLAIMVLPYMSSIMRDVFLVVPSSLRESAYAMGATTWEVAWNIILPYTRTAVIGGIFLGLGRALGETMAVTFVIGNSNTLSSSFLMPGATIPSVLANEFTEATTKLYVSSLIYLGLILIAVTLIVRFLAVLLIRRLGRREGAAA